GCTGGACAGCCCGGATGAGGACGTGCAACGCGTCTTCCAGAGCCGGGACGAGGTGCAGGACTACTACGAGCAGCGGGCCCGACAGGCGAAGCTGGTGGGCGTCCCGGGCACTCCTGGCACTGGCCATGAGGAGGCGGAGGTCACCATTTCCGCGCTGATCGTGGAGGCCGTGACCGGCAGGATGTACTGGGACTACGTGCAGGAGAACATCTTCGAGCGCTGCGGCATGACCGGCTCGGCGTTCTACACCCGGCCGCAGTGGCTCACCGACGAGCACATCGCGCACCCGTACATGGAACTGGCAGACGGCAGCGTGGTGGACGCCGTCCGCGACCTGAGCAAGAGCAGCCCGGACCCGAACGTACTCGGCAAGAATCCGGGCCGCGCCTTCATCGATGCCCCCGGGGACGGTGGCTTCGCCACCGCGCCGGATCTGGTCCGGTTCGCGCACGCGCTGGGCGACGGCACGGTGCTGGACCGGCCTTGGGCCGACGTGCTCACTGCCGCCAAGGTCCCCCATGGGCCTGCGTCGTTCGGGGCGTACGGGATTCCGGTCTCCATCGTCAACGGCCAGTGGAACTACCAGCGAGCCGGCGGCAACCCCGGTGTCAGGGCGAACTGGGGCATCTACCCGGACACCGGCTGGGTCGGTGTCATCCTCAGCAACCGCGACGGCTCGCCGCTGCCAGAGATGATCGGGCAGGAGATGCAGGCCATCACCGGGGGCCCGGTCGGCGCGGGATCGGGTGGCTGAGCTACCGGCACGTTGAGAAGCTCCACGACGACTCCCTCGCCTTCGCCGCCGACATCGACACCAAGTACCGCGAGTCTGAACACGCACCCGTCGTCGCCACCTTCAACTTCGACTGAACCGCAGCACTCCCTCCGTCATGTGTCTTGCGGCCGGCCTGGGTTGCTCCACCCGGTCCGATCGCTCGCCTTCCAATCTCAGCGGATCCAGTGGCGGCATCCACTCGGTCGCGTCCTCGGCGTGATGGTCGATCGGATCCTCAGCCATGACTGCCCCTCCCAACTCGCGCATGCTGACGAACACTAGTCGCCGGCACGGACACAGGCGGTTGAGGTGTCAGGCTGCGTGAGCTGCGGGGCGTTCGACGAGGTTTCCTCGTTCGAAGCGGGCTCCGGCACGGACGAGGGCGACGAGGCGGGGGCATTGACGGCCCCCTACCGCTGCTGAGCGGACTCGACGTCCTTCGTGCGGAGCCGGACAGGGGCGAAGTTGGACTCGATGGGGTTTGTGGTGCGCAAGTGGATCCAGTGCTCGGCGGGGAAGTCGTAGAACGCCAGCAACTCCTCGACGTCGTCGGTGGGATGCGGGGCGGGGCGGGGTGTGCCGGTCGCCGGCGGGAAGGTGTCCGTGCCTGCTCAACTCCCGGATGCCTGGTGCGGATACGCGGCCCGTAGGATGCCGAAGTTCTCACGCATGTTGATCAAGAAGGAGGGGACATGCGCAAGCTCTTCGCAACCCTGACGGCGCTGGTAGCGCTGCTGGCCGCCCACCTCGTCACCGCCGCGCCGGCGGGGGCCACAACCATGTACAACCCAGAAAACGTCTGCGCCACCCCCAAGGGGGGAAGCACGGCCAACGGCACCATCATCACGGTCTGGACCTGCAACGGAAGCGCGCTGCAGGAGTGGGACTGGAACGGCTCCGCGATTGTGCACCGTGCAAGCCACAAGTGCCTGACCCCCAGTGGCGGCAGTGGCGCAAACGGAACCGTGCTCACGCTGTGGACATGCAACGGAGCCCTGTCGCAGGGCTGGGCGGTGACGCCGAAGGACGTGGGATACTACTGGATCTCCAGCCTCAATGGGGGCGGGTGCATCACTCCCTACGGCGGGAGCCTGGCGAACGGGGCCTACCTGACCCTCTGGTCCTGCAACCCGTACGAATACTCCAGCCAGAACTGGTGGCTCTAACCAAGTAGGCACCGCAGCAAGAGGCCCCTGTCCGGATCCGGCGGGGGCCTCTGTGCGCGGCCACTCGGGCAGGTAGCGGCGGGATTCTGCCCGAGAGCCTGTCTCCCGGATCATGAAACGTGATCGCAGCAGTCCTTGGTGTTCCGCTACGGTCCGGGCATGTTCGTTGTCACAGTCACCTACACGGCACTGCTGGACGAAGTGGACCCATAGAGGCCGGCCCACGGCGACTGGCTGAACCAGCTCATATCCCGGAAATTGCTTCTGGTTGCCGGCCGCCAGGTGCCTCTGGTCGGTGGTGTCTACCTCGCCGCCCAGATGCCCGCCGAAGAACTTGACCGCCTTCTCGCCACCGACCCGTACGTCCTCAACGACGTCGCCACGCACAGCGTCATGGAGTTCACTCCCCTGCTAGTCGCGGCCGGTCTGGAGAACCTCCAGACCCAGGAGTGAGCACATCCTCCGGGCTGACGAGCGGAGCCAGATGAGGAGCGCGGCTGCGGTCACGCTGCCGAGGTAGACGCTCTACTGCGGCAGGGCGCTCAAGGACGGCCTGGAGGCCGGGAGCGGGCGGCTTCTGCCAGGGGATTCACGTGGACGGCGCGGGACCGCTGACCCAAGGCATCGCCACCCCATTCAGCAGCGCCGCAACCAATGCCTCTGTGAGACTGACCGGTTGCCGGTCCTGGCTGAGCTCGTCACCAGCCCCAACGGCCTGTGCTGTCGATCGTGGTGGAAATGCCACCTGTACGGTGGGGGGACCGGCTTGTGTGGGTGGGGGTGCTGTGGCAGCGGGCGAGCTCTTTCGTGGCCCGGTGCAGGGCGAGCTCCATGGTGCGGGGCGTGGTCAGGGCGCAGCTGCCGTCGGGCGGTACGAGCCATCGCAGGCCTCCCCAGCGGCAGTGGGGGGCAGGGGCGGCGATCCATCCTCCCTGGGTGATGTGGCGGGTGCGGTCACCGACCCAGGTGGCCCCAGGGTCGGGAGGCAGGAAGAAACCGACCTCGCGTCGCCGGCCGTCCAGCAGCACAGGGCCGGGATCGACGCGAGGAGGGGCGGCGAGGATGTCCGCGGCGCGCAGGCCCAGGCACGCGGGAACGATCAGCACGTCCCATAGGCGTCCGGCAGCCAACAGATGGATGCCGGCGCCGCCGCGGCGGCAGTCGCGCTCATAGGCTTGCGGATCATTCAAGGGGCGGGCATATGCCGAACGCACGCCCAGAACATGTATTCCACGGGAATGCTCAACCGAGCCACGGCCGAGGCCCTTACCAGCCCAATCCGACCCACGCGCGGGACAGAGGAGCGGGCAGGCCGGTTCGGCCGAGTTCCCCTATCTGGCGGAGCTGCCCACTCTTCGCGGTTTGGCCTCGGGGTGGGCGAGCTGGTCATCGCGGCCGACTCGGGACCCTTCCGCGCGTGCGGGGAGCAGGTCGTTGTCGTACTTCCGGCGCTCCGCCCAGCTCGCCCATCCCCGCGGGTGCAGGGAGCAGACCCGCCAGGTTCTGGGCACCGGGGTGGCTCAACCTCTACCGGTCGTCGCTGGCCCTGTTCGACACGCACGCCGCTGTGTTCCTGATCAGGGGTGAACGCCGCAGTCGAGCGCGCCGGCGATGACGGTGAAGGCCAGGAAGTGCTCGGCCTGGCGCTCGCCGCAAGTACTCCAGCCATAGATCGTCATGTGCCCTGCTTGGGGCCGTCTGCCGGCGGAAACCAGGTGGCCTCGGCGCACCGTCTGAGTAGAGTCGGGCAATGCCTGAGTTGCAGCGATTGCACGCCGGCCATGCCCCGGCGGTCCTGGCCTTCGAGCGGGCGAACCGCACCTACTTCGCTGCCTCGGTCCCCGACCGCGGCGACGACTACTTCGACCAGTTCACCGACCGGTACGACGCTTTGTTGGCTGAGCAGGAGGCAGGTATCTGCGCCTTCCACGTGCTCGTCGCCGAGGACGGCTCGGTTCTCGGCAGGTTCAACCTGGTCGACATCGAGAACCACACTGCGGAACTCGGCTACCGGGTCGCTCAGCACGTCGCCGGCCGCGGCGTGGCGACCACAACCGTCCGGGAGCTGTGCCAACTAGCCTCGGCCCAGTATCGGTTGCGCGCACTGCGAGCGGCCACCGTCCGGCAGAATGCCGCGTCCCAAAAGGTGCTGACAAAAGCCGGGTTCGTCCCTGTCGGCCCCGCCGACCCGGCCCATCTCGGCGGTAAGCCAGGCACCTGGTATCAGCGCGACCTGGTGCACCCGATCTTGCCCGGAGGCCCACCGTGGGAAGGCCACGGCCATAGTCGATCGTCGGTGTGAGGACCCGGCCGGAGCAGCTGCCCGCCGCGTGCGACAAAGCGGGCCGCCATAGCTCGCGACGGGCCAGCCGGAGATGAGCAGCGGCAGGAAGGCTTAAGGCGCAGGCCGCCGTCATCCGGGACCGACGGGCGGATGCTGCAGCGCTGGCGGTGCAGACGACGCCTCCCCGTTCGGCCTGCGGAGGTGCACCCAGCAAGACGCTCCAGCCCCTGCGAAGTCACCCACTGCCCAGAACCGCTTGCCAGAAGGCATCCCCCGCGTCCCCGCGCGGCTGAACAGTCGTTCGCGTACGCCTTCCGTCGGGCCGGCGTCCTCGCCGAGGCTCCAGCTGGCAGGGAGCCTCATTCGAACCATGCGGTATCCCTGCCCCCTTGTGGGTGAGGTTCGGGTCAGGGGTGTGTGTCGGCGCGGCTGCGACCCCGCCACGTTCTGATGCATTGCGGGTCGGACCGCGCGACTCGTCGCCCAGCATGCCGCTCTCCCTGCCGGCCGCGAGGAAGTCGCCCGCACCATGCTGCCGGGACGGCACCGGATGAGGGGCTGCGCAACCCGCAGCTCGGCGCTGAGGGACCTGTCCGCCTTGGCGCCGCGTGCAAGCGGGTTCAGGTGGATGCGTCTTCGAGGGCAAGGCGCCGTACCGTGCACAGAGTCGATCGGAGGCTGTGCAGGTCGGTCGAGCCCAGCGCGAGGCGAATCGCCTGCGGCGTGTGAGCCGAGGTGGTGAACGGCTCCGCCGTGGTGACCGAGATGCGGTGACGCGCGAGGGTGGCCGTCAGGCGGTCGGCGCGTGCGTCGTCGGGCAGCGGCACCCAGGTGAAGTAGGACGAGGGATGGCCGACCAGCGGTAGCCCTGCCAGTTCGTGCACAGCGATGGCCTGGCGGGCCTTGGCATCGTCTCGCTTCTGCGCCTCCAACTGGTCCACCGTGCCGTCGTCGAGCCAGCGGCAAGCGATCGCCGTGGTCAGGGCCGGGGTGTTCCAGGTGGTCGCTCGGATCGCGCGTTCGAGTAGCGGCACCGTGGTCGGCGGGGCAAGGACGAATCCCACCCGCAGGCCCGTGGCGACGCTCTTGGACAGCCCTGAGACGTAGACGGTGATGTCCGGTGCGGTCGCCACCAGCGGCGGTGGGGGGTTTTCGACCAGGTAGGCGTACGAGGCGTCTTCGATGATGAGCACGCCGTGCTGTCGGGCGATCCTGATCAGGCGGGCCCGATCGGTTTCCGTCATGACCCAGCCCAGGGGGTTGTGCAGGGTCGGCATGGTGTAGACCGCACGCACCGGTCGGGTAGCGCACAGCTTCTCCAGAGCTTCGAGGTCTGGCCCGTCGGCGGTGGTGGGGATGGGCTCCAGGTCGAGGCGGAAGGCGTGCGCAAGCACCTTGAAGCCGGGATAGGTGAGGGCATCGACCGCGACGACGTCGCCGGCATTGAGCGTGGCCATGACCGTGACGGCCAGGCCGTGCTGCGCACCGTTGACGACAAGGACTCGGTCCGCGTCAGCCGTGATTCCCCGGCGCCCCAGGTGCCGTCCGATCGAGGCCCTGTCCTGGGGTCGGCCTGAGTGCGGCTGATAGCGCAGCAGCGAGTCGAGGTCACCGGAGACGGCCACTTCCCGTAGGGCCTGGCGCAGGAGGCCGGCCTGGCCGGGCAGCGACGGGTAGTTGAAGTTGAGGTCGACTGCGTCCGTGGCGACGAGCTGCCGGTCGATGCCGTGGCCGGGTGGAACCGCGAGGTCGCGCACGAACGTGCCGCGGCCCTGCTCCCGGCTGACCAGGCCCATGGCCTCCAGTTCGGCGTACACCCGCGTCGCGGTCACCACCGCGACCCCCTCACGGGCGGCCAGCGCCCGGTGGGTCGGCAACCTCGCGCCCGCCGCGAGTCGCCCCGTCCGGATGTCGGAGGCGAATGCGTCGACCAGAGCTTTGTAGCGCGGGACTGCCATGGACCGAAGTGTACCCATGACAATTCTTTGACTGTCCTGCTCGTGGGTCCGTACCGTCCAGGTCAGTCCACACCCGCCTGGAAGGACAGCCGCCATGCACATCGCCATCCTCACCTTCGAGGGGTACAACGAGCTCGACTCCCTGATCGCGCTCGGAGTGCTCAACCGGATCAAGGCGGACGACTGGCGCGTCACCATCGCCACCCCCAGCCCCAAGGTGACGTCCATGAACGGGGTGGTCATCGAGCAGATGTCCACCTTGGAGGAGGCGTGCACCGCTGACGCGGTCATCATCGGCAGCGGCATCGCCACCCGTGAGGTCGTCGAAGATCCGGCGATCATGAGTGTCCTGCGGGGCCTGGACCCCTCGCGCCAACTCATCGCGGCACAGTGCTCCGGCGCGCTCGTACTGGCAAGGCTCGGGCTGCTCAACGACATCCCCGCCTGCACCGACCTGATCACCAAGCCCTGGGTCATCGCGGCCGGCGTCGAGGTGCTCAACCAGCCCTTCTACGCCAAGGGCAACATCGCCACCGCCGGCGGCTGCCTGGCTTCGCATTACCTCGCCGCCTGGATCATCACCCGGCTGAAAGGCAAGGACGCTGCCGAGGGTGCATTGCACTACGTCGCCCCGGTCGGCGAGAAGGAGGAGTACATCGAGCGTGCCTGGCGCAACATCACCCCCTACCTGCCCACCCCCAGGCCGACGCTCGTCTGAGGCTTCACACCGGGCCTTCAGCCCCTCCGGCGGCTCGACGGCTCGCTGCTTCCCGGCGGCGTGAGTGGGCGTCGCAGGGGCAGCAAGCCTGCTCGCCGTCGTCGTTCCAGCGAGCCTGACCGCCCGCCCAGGCCGCTTTCAGCCTCCGTAGAGACGGACTACAGCCAGGACACGACGGGCACCAGCCGAACCGGCCCGTCCCACCGCCGCCTCCCCAGCTCCCTCCTCCCCCGCCTCCCCTGCTCCCTCCTCCTCCGCCGCCGTCGGACGAGCGGTAGAACCCGTGAACGCACGCCTGCCTGGCACCGTTGGCACCGCGCCGGAGGACTTCGTCAACGGGCTGCTCACCGCCATCGCCGAGCAGCTCGGCGAGCCGATGCCCCGCTGCCCGACGCGCTGCAGCGCGCGCTCCGCGCACTTCCGCGGCACCTGTTCCTACCCGACCGGATCCGTTCTCGCCTTCGATGCGCACGCGCCGGGGCCCTGCCCGGTGGGCTGGTACACGATCACGCGCGGCTGGTCCGCCGCCATGCCGAGAGTCTGCGCCTCGATCCGCCCCGACGTATCCGGACTCCATCCGGGCACGCGCAGCTACGACGCGGGGTGTCCCCGGTGACGCGGGGTGTCCCCGGTACTGGTCACGGACCGCGCAGTCGGGCGTCGCCTGCTGGTGGTCGTCGGAGCCTGTTGTGGGCAGTCGCATGGGTACAGAGCGCTGGCCGGCGCGAGACGCGCCGGCGTTCCCCGGCTCCACCGGGAAAGGAGGTCCTGGTCATGGTGGCGAGCAACGGCTTCCTGGCCGACCTGGTGACTCGCTCGCAGCTGGTCTCGGGCCGTGATCTTGCCGGACTGGTCTTCGACGCCGGTCAGAGCGTGGGCCTGACAGCCACCGGCGTGTACGTCACCGACCTGCAGCAGACGCGGCTCATCGCCCTTCCGCAGCCCGTTCCCGCCGGGGAGCCCACCCTGGACATCGACTCCTCCCTGGCCGGGCTGGCCTATCGGCTGGAGCGTACCCACCTGACGCAGGACGGCACGACGGCGTGGATCCCTATGGTCGACGGCGTCGAGCGCCTGGGCGTGCTCAAAGCCCGCGGCCCCGACCTGTCCGTCGCCGACTGCGAGGCACTGGCAGGAGTCACCGCGCTGCTGCTCGTCTCGAAGTCGTCCCACAGTGAGGTGCTCGTCGAAGCCGAGCGCCGCCAGCCGATGACCGTCCAGGCCGAACTGCTGTGGGCCTTCCTCCCGCCGCGCACCATCGGCACCGCCCTGGCCACCTCGACCGCCGTGCTGGAGCCCGCCTACAGCGCCGGCGGCGACGCGTTCGATCACAGCTTCACCGCCGACGGGCTGCACCTGACGCTCCTGGACGCCATGGGCCACGACCTCGCCTCCGGCGGAGCCAGCGCCGCCGGGCTGGCAGCCTGCCGCGCCACCCGGCGCTCCGGCGGCAGCCTCACCGACATCGTCACCGAGATCGACCGGATCCTGGACGAGTGGTTCACCGACCGGCTCATGACCGCGATCATCGCCGACCTCGATCTCACCGACGGCACCCTGACCTGGGTCAACTGCGCGCATCCCCCGCCCCTGCTCGTACGCGACAGGCAGATCCTGCACATACTTGAACGCGAACCCAACCTGCCGTTGGGCTGGAACTTCCACAGCCACACCCCGCCCACCACGCACCGCGCCCGGCTCCAGCCCGGCGACCGCATCCTGCTCTACAGCGACGGCGTCACCGAGGCCCGCTCGCCCCAAGGCGACCTGTTCGGCGAACAGCGTCTCGCCGACACCGTCATCCGCGCCATGGCCGCCGGCGAACCCGCCCCCGAAGCCCTGCGACGGCTCCTGCAGCAACTCAAGCGCCACCAGGAGCACAAGCTGTCCGACGACGCCACCATCGTCATGGCCGAATGGCACCCCACCCCGTAGCAAGGCCCCGCTCACACCAGCCCAGCGCGTCGCAGGCATCACCTGCAAAGGTCGGTCGGCAGGTCCGCCTGCACGCCCTCGCCACCAAGAACTCACTGCGGCAGCATCTGGCCGGAGGACGAGGCTCACTCCGAGCTCTTACCGGTGGATCGAGGCGGGGAGTCCCGGTTGCCCAGGTCCCGAGGACAAGGTCTCGAATGGGGTGTGCCCGCAGGTCATCGGAGCTTGCCTGGTGCGGCGGTTGGGAAGTCGTGTGCGAGACCTTCGCGGTAGCTCGGCAGGGCGGGGCTCCAACCGAGTTCGGCCTTCGCCTTGGCGTTGCTCACGCGCAGGGAGGTGTCGATCATGAGGCTGGCGAAGTAGGGGGCCGTCAGCCGGATCATCCAGCCGGGCAGGGCGCGCGGCGGTCTGGTGCCCGCCGCTCGGGCGTGCGCGTGGAACATCTCTCCCCACGTGGCCGGGAAGTCGTCGACTACGTTGTACGCCTGCCCGGCGGTGGCCTTGCCGATCGCGGCCACCGTGGCCGCCGCGGCGTCGGCGAGGTGGATCCACGCCATGGTGCCGCCACCGCCGCGCGGCACGGGCAGCTTCCCGGCCCTCAGCGCGGTAACGAAACCTTGTGAGGCGTCCAGGCCGTAGAACGCGCCGTAGCGCAACGCGATGCCCTCGATGCCAGCAGCCCCGAAGACCTGCTGCTCCGTGGCGTGCAGAGCGGCCACGGCCGGATCGGTCCTGTCGCCGCGAGGCCGGCCGAAGGCGTCGGACTCGGTGAGCGGCCGGGGACCTTTTTCCGTGTAGCCGTAGCCGGGGACCATCGACTGTGTGAGGAAACGGTGCGCACCGGTGGGCCGGGCCGCCTCCAGCAGGTGCGCCGTTCCGGTGGTACGCAGCTTGTTGGTCAGCTCCATGTCGGCGTACTTCGCGGGCGGCTTGCTCAACGCCGTGAGCTCGTGGATCACGACGTCGACGGCCAGTCCGTCCACGGCGCGCAACAGCTCGTCGCGTCGCAGCACGTCGGCGACGACCACGTCGGCGCCCGGAACGATGGCGCCGGACCGTCGGGTGACGGCGACGACCTGGTGACTGGTGCATCCGCAGCCGCTCGACGAACCGGCCGGACGGGTTGACCAGGGTGATCTCCACGCCGGTCCGGCGGGTGCGGTGGGCCAGTCGGATCGCGCTGAACATCCCCGTGTAGCCGGCGCCGAGAACGACGATGCGGTGGCCGGTGCTCATATCGGTCTCCCTGGGTCGGGCACCGGCCTCGGTGCCGGTGACGCCCATGGGACAAGCGACCCCCGCCGGATGTGACATGGCCCGATGTGTCCTGCGTCACATCGGGGCAGGTGTCGCGGCGGGCCGTCATCCGAACCGCCCCAGTCGGCGCGGCTCCCACGTCGAAGGGGTGCGATCCGATCGGCCGGTCCGCTTCCACGCGGCCTGACACCTCAACCGATCCTGTGTCCGTGCCGACGATTAGTGTTCGTCAGCATGCGCGAGCTGGGAGGGGCAGTCATGGCTGAGGATCCGATCGACCTGATCCGCCTCGAGGGGGATGGCAATAGCGTCATTCTCCGGATCACGGGGAAGGAGGAGCGGAAGCGTCCCACCGAGGCAGACGCCCTGGTCGGAGAGTTCCTGGTCGATACGCCCTTCGTCCGTGGCGCCCTCAAGACCTGGGTCTTCCCCGAGGACCTGCGACAGTGGCAGCAGGCCCTGGATTCGCTCGACGCAGGACAGGACATCGCCTGGCGCGAGGGGAAACGCGCTCCGTGGCTGTTCATCGAACTTGACGAGGACGATGACCGGTGCCAGGTCACGATCAAGGACAGCTCAATGTCCATGACGACGGTGACGGTCACCGTCCCACTGGCCGATGCCTGGTTCGACGACGCATACCGACGCCTTGACTTGGTCTGGGAGACCTGGCACATGGCCGACTGACCCATGGCCAACGAAGGAGATCGCCAGCCTCATCGGGATAGGGGCTCGCCATCGCTCGATCCACAGGTCTTGACTATTGATCCGGTGAAGGGCAGGTGCAGTGGACATCACGGTGCAGTGGATCAAGACGTCCTGGACGAAGCAGTCCCGGGGCGGGGAGGCCGCTGCCCGCAGGAACGCGGTGCCGGTCGGCTTCTCGTTGCCTCAGGTGCCCTCTGGGTTTGCCCACTTCGTCAACATGTCCGAGTGTGACGGCTTCGAGCCGCGTCCGAGCCAGAAGGACCTTCGTGAGATCGGTGTCAGCCTGCGGGACGAAGGTGATCGGCTCCGAGTGCTCGCTCGTGTGGAGCCGCTCTTCGGGTTGCCGCCTCGGCCGCGCAGGCCGCCGGCGGTTCGGCTGCTTCCCGGGCAGTGGGTCCGCTGGCAGTTGAACTACCGGTTCACCAGCGCACTGGGAATTCGCGGTTGGTCGTACTGGCTCGACACGTTCAACATCGCTTACGGCCCCGTCGGCCAGGATGTCTTCCTGTCGGAGCCGACCATGAACGTCGATGAATGCGGGCCCCTTCGATAGCTCGGGCTGACTCGCTCAGACAGACAATCGCTCCTCCCCGGCCGCCAGCCCGGACAGCCCTCGAATCCGGGATCCCGTACGCCGAGGACGTGCCGGGCGGCTCCCCCTTCCGCAAGGTTCCGAACGACGAATGGAGCAGCATGTCCTACGACGCGGCGTTCCTGTGGGGCCCGGCCAACTTCTCTGGACGACCACCGACCCGCCTGGTGGTGGAAGGCATCGTCGTGGGCTTCCTGATCGGGGGTGCCGTGGTGACGGGTGCGCTGACCGGTTTCGGCATGGTGGGCTCGGGGGTCGGTCTCATCGTGAGCCTGGCCGCCGCCGGGTATCTCTTCTCGACGAACGCGGGACGTGTCCTGGTCGCCGCGGTCGCCCTGCTCGGCGGGGCCCTCGCCTGGTGGATACCGGGCCAGGCGGCACAGGCCGTCCTCGCGGCGCGCGGCAAGGCCCGTACGGTGGTGGTCACCGAGGTCCACGTGCACCGCTACGAGGGACGGAACTACGTCAAGAACTCCTGCTCAGTACGCCTCCTTGACGGCAGCCCGGTCCCCAACGAAGCCTGGCGCACCTGCGGTCCCACCG
This sequence is a window from Streptomyces sp. HUAS YS2. Protein-coding genes within it:
- a CDS encoding serine hydrolase domain-containing protein; the protein is MDSDSVCGVNRRRLLGWGGMAAAGVVAGASPVGAQPGHADRAPTNQIPPDTRPGGAYDRYVAKLAAEGKFSGVVLLSHRGRTVLSRSYGMADEAKGIANHEGVTFSLSSAGKPFGAVAVLQLAQQGKVKLSDTVGAHLRGFAKEIAEQVTIHHVLSGTSGLDSPDEDVQRVFQSRDEVQDYYEQRARQAKLVGVPGTPGTGHEEAEVTISALIVEAVTGRMYWDYVQENIFERCGMTGSAFYTRPQWLTDEHIAHPYMELADGSVVDAVRDLSKSSPDPNVLGKNPGRAFIDAPGDGGFATAPDLVRFAHALGDGTVLDRPWADVLTAAKVPHGPASFGAYGIPVSIVNGQWNYQRAGGNPGVRANWGIYPDTGWVGVILSNRDGSPLPEMIGQEMQAITGGPVGAGSGG
- a CDS encoding RICIN domain-containing protein, translating into MRKLFATLTALVALLAAHLVTAAPAGATTMYNPENVCATPKGGSTANGTIITVWTCNGSALQEWDWNGSAIVHRASHKCLTPSGGSGANGTVLTLWTCNGALSQGWAVTPKDVGYYWISSLNGGGCITPYGGSLANGAYLTLWSCNPYEYSSQNWWL
- a CDS encoding GNAT family N-acetyltransferase — encoded protein: MPELQRLHAGHAPAVLAFERANRTYFAASVPDRGDDYFDQFTDRYDALLAEQEAGICAFHVLVAEDGSVLGRFNLVDIENHTAELGYRVAQHVAGRGVATTTVRELCQLASAQYRLRALRAATVRQNAASQKVLTKAGFVPVGPADPAHLGGKPGTWYQRDLVHPILPGGPPWEGHGHSRSSV
- a CDS encoding PLP-dependent aminotransferase family protein, with translation MAVPRYKALVDAFASDIRTGRLAAGARLPTHRALAAREGVAVVTATRVYAELEAMGLVSREQGRGTFVRDLAVPPGHGIDRQLVATDAVDLNFNYPSLPGQAGLLRQALREVAVSGDLDSLLRYQPHSGRPQDRASIGRHLGRRGITADADRVLVVNGAQHGLAVTVMATLNAGDVVAVDALTYPGFKVLAHAFRLDLEPIPTTADGPDLEALEKLCATRPVRAVYTMPTLHNPLGWVMTETDRARLIRIARQHGVLIIEDASYAYLVENPPPPLVATAPDITVYVSGLSKSVATGLRVGFVLAPPTTVPLLERAIRATTWNTPALTTAIACRWLDDGTVDQLEAQKRDDAKARQAIAVHELAGLPLVGHPSSYFTWVPLPDDARADRLTATLARHRISVTTAEPFTTSAHTPQAIRLALGSTDLHSLRSTLCTVRRLALEDAST
- a CDS encoding DJ-1/PfpI family protein → MHIAILTFEGYNELDSLIALGVLNRIKADDWRVTIATPSPKVTSMNGVVIEQMSTLEEACTADAVIIGSGIATREVVEDPAIMSVLRGLDPSRQLIAAQCSGALVLARLGLLNDIPACTDLITKPWVIAAGVEVLNQPFYAKGNIATAGGCLASHYLAAWIITRLKGKDAAEGALHYVAPVGEKEEYIERAWRNITPYLPTPRPTLV
- a CDS encoding PP2C family protein-serine/threonine phosphatase; protein product: MVASNGFLADLVTRSQLVSGRDLAGLVFDAGQSVGLTATGVYVTDLQQTRLIALPQPVPAGEPTLDIDSSLAGLAYRLERTHLTQDGTTAWIPMVDGVERLGVLKARGPDLSVADCEALAGVTALLLVSKSSHSEVLVEAERRQPMTVQAELLWAFLPPRTIGTALATSTAVLEPAYSAGGDAFDHSFTADGLHLTLLDAMGHDLASGGASAAGLAACRATRRSGGSLTDIVTEIDRILDEWFTDRLMTAIIADLDLTDGTLTWVNCAHPPPLLVRDRQILHILEREPNLPLGWNFHSHTPPTTHRARLQPGDRILLYSDGVTEARSPQGDLFGEQRLADTVIRAMAAGEPAPEALRRLLQQLKRHQEHKLSDDATIVMAEWHPTP
- a CDS encoding NAD-dependent epimerase/dehydratase family protein, with protein sequence MVVADVLRRDELLRAVDGLAVDVVIHELTALSKPPAKYADMELTNKLRTTGTAHLLEAARPTGAHRFLTQSMVPGYGYTEKGPRPLTESDAFGRPRGDRTDPAVAALHATEQQVFGAAGIEGIALRYGAFYGLDASQGFVTALRAGKLPVPRGGGGTMAWIHLADAAAATVAAIGKATAGQAYNVVDDFPATWGEMFHAHARAAGTRPPRALPGWMIRLTAPYFASLMIDTSLRVSNAKAKAELGWSPALPSYREGLAHDFPTAAPGKLR
- a CDS encoding DUF5959 family protein; this encodes MRELGGAVMAEDPIDLIRLEGDGNSVILRITGKEERKRPTEADALVGEFLVDTPFVRGALKTWVFPEDLRQWQQALDSLDAGQDIAWREGKRAPWLFIELDEDDDRCQVTIKDSSMSMTTVTVTVPLADAWFDDAYRRLDLVWETWHMAD